Within Nocardia terpenica, the genomic segment TGTGCTGCTGCGCGTCGGCGGCGTGCTCGGCGCGTCGGTCGTGGTGGTCGTCATCGGCAGCCAGGCCATCCACGGGGTGCACGATCCCGGGCGATTCCGGGCCGTGTTCCTGGTGCTCGCCGTCGTGTCGGCGCTCGCGTTCGGATTCTCGGTCCGGCTCGTGCGCGCGGCCACAGTTCTATCCGCTCAACCGAAAACAGCTGTGCAATGAGAGTTCCCGTCATCACCGGAATCGGGGTCCGCGCGCCGGGCAGCGCCGATCGCGCCGGATTCTGGAAGATGCTGGTCGAGGGCAAACCCGCGATCCGCACCATCGACTACTTCGACCCCGCGCCCTTTCGCTCCCGCATTGCCGCGCACTGCGATTTCGACCCCGTCGCCGAGGGGCTCACCCCGCGGGAATGTCGCCGCATGGACCGGGCGACCCAGCTGGCGGTGGCCGCGGTGCGCGAGGCCGTCGCCGATTCGGGACTCGACCTCGACGCGGCCGACCCGCACCGGATCGGGGTGAGCCTGGGCAGCGCCACCGCCGCCGCCACCAGCCTGGAGCGCGAATATCTGGTGCTCTCCGACAGCGGGCGGCAGTGGGAGGTCGACGAGAATCACCTGTCGCCCTACATGTTCGACTACCTGTGCCCGGCCGCCATGCCCGCCGAGGTGGCCTGGGCCGTGCACGCCCAGGGCCCGGTCGCGCTGGTGTCCGACGGCTGCACCTCGGGCATCGACGCGGTCAGCGCCGCGGCCGACCTGATCCGGTCGGGCCGGGCCGATATCGTCGTCGCGGGCGCGGCCGAGACCCCGATCACCCCGATCGTGCTGGCCAGCTTCGACGCGATCAAAGCGACCACGCCGCACAACGATCCGCCCGAGGCCGCCTCGCGGCCCTTCGACGCCGACCGGGCGGGTTTCGTGCTCGCCGAGGGCGCCGCCATCATGATCATCGAGGAGCTGGCGGCGGCCCGCGCCCGCGGCGCGACCATCTACGCCGCCATCGGCGGCTACGCCACCCGCCTCAACGCCTATCACATGACCGGGCTGCGGGTCGACGGCCGGGAGATGGCCGAGGCCATCCGCATCGCCCTGGACCGCGCCCGGCTCGACCCGACCGCGGTCGACTACATCAACGCGCACGGCTCCGGCACCAAGCAGAACGATCGCCACGAAACCGCCGCCTACAAGCGCAGTCTCGGCGATCACGCCTATCGGGTGCCGATCAGTTCGATCAAGTCGATGGTCGGGCACTCCCTCGGCGCCATCGGCTCGATCGAACTGGCGGCCTCGGCGCTGGCCATCCACACCGGCACCATCCCGCCGACGGCGAACCTGGACTCGCCCGACCCCGACTGCGATCTGGACTACGTGCCGCACACCGCGCGGGAGCGGACCGTCGACGTCGCCCTCAGCGTCGGCAGCGGTTTCGGCGGCTTCCAGAGCGCCATGGTGCTGCACTCGGCGCAGAGCGTGGCCGCATGAGTGTCGTGCTCACCGGCATCGGCATCGTGTGCCCGACCGGCATCGGCATCGACCGGTACTGGGACAGCGTCCTGGCGGGTAGGCACGGCATCCGTCCCCTGGCGGGCGCGGCCGGGAACTACTCCAGTTCGCTCGCCGCCCGGATCGAGGGATTCGATGCCGCGCAATGGTTGTCGGACCGGCTGCTGCACCAGACCGATGTCTCCACGCGGTTCGCGCTGGCCGCGGCCGAACTGGCGCTGGCGGATTCGGCGATCGACCCGGACGCGCTCACCGACTACGACAAGGGCGTCATCACGTCCAATGCCACCGGCGGATTCGAGTTCACGCACCGGGAATTCCGCAAGTTGTGGACCGAGGGCGCCGATGTCGTCAGCGTGTACGAGTCGTTCGCCTGGTTCTACGCCGTCAATACCGGGCAGATCTCGATCCGGCACGGCATGCGCGGGCCCGGCACCGTGCTGGTCGCCGAGCAGGCGGGCGGACTGGACGCGATCGGGCGGGCGCGCGACGTGGTCCGGCAGGGCACCCCGTTCGTGCTGTGCGGCGGCGTCGACTCCTCGATGGACCCGTGGGGGTGGGTCTCGCACATCGCCAGCGGCCGGTTGACCCGCAGCACCGACCCGGACCGGGCCTACCTGCCCTTCGCCGCGGAGGCCGACGGGTACGTCCCGGGCGAGGGCGGCGCGCTGCTGGTGCTCGAGGACGCCGACTCCGCCTCGGCGCGCGCCGCCGCCCACCGCTACGCCGAGATCGCCGGTCACGCCTCGACGTTCGACGCGGCCGACGATCAGGGCGGCCCGGCGGGGCTGGCCCGCGCGATCCGGCTCGCGCTCGCCGACGCCGGGCTCACCCCCGGCGACGTCGACGCGGTCTTCGCCGACGCGGCCGGGGTGCCGGAGCTCGACCGCAGCGAATCCGACGCCCTGACAGGGGTTTTCGGTAGCACCGGGCCACCGGTCACCGCGCCCAAGAGCGGCACCGGCCGCCTCTACAGCGGGGGCGGTCCGCTCGACGTGGCCACCGCCGCGCTGTGCATGCGCGACGGCGTGCTCCCGGCGACACCCGGAACCACCGCGGTCCGGGCGGACTGCGCGGTCGACCTGGTGCTCGGCGCGCCGCGCCCGGTGGACGTGGGGGTCGCGCTGGTGCTCGCCCGCGGTCGCCTCGGCTTCAACTCGGCCCTGGTGCTCACCCGGGCTTCGTCCGCTGACAACTCGTCCGCCGACAACCGAAAGGACAACGATGGCAACGATCTCTGAATCCGATGTCCTCGCCGCGCTGATCGCCTCCGCCGGGGAGCCCGAGGCGCAGGTGCGTGCCGAGGAACTGCTCGACACCACCTTCGAGGAGCTCGGATACGACTCGCTGGCCCTGATCGAGAGCGTGTCCCGGCTCGAAAAACGGTTCGCCGTCACGATTCCCGACCACCTCGTCATGGACTGCCGCACCTTCCGCGAACTGGTCGAGCGCGCGAATGGCTGAGCACACCTATTCGCACGCCGCCTGGTGCGCGGGATCGCCGGGGGACGCCTACGGGCTCGTCGCCGATGTCACCCTGTGGCCGATCGTCTTCGGCCCGACCGTCGCGGTCGACGTGCTGGACCGCGGCACCCGCGGCCCGGTGGTGACCGAGGAGTTCCGGATCACCGCGCTGGTCGACGACCGGGTGCGCGGCTGGACCTCGCGCCGGGAATTGAACGCCGACGAGCGGACGATCGGCTTCCGCCAGCGGCATGCCCGCCCGCCCATCGAATCCATGTCCGGCAGTTGGAGTTTCCGCCCCGACCGCGGCGGCACCCGGGTGGAGCTGGTGCACCGCTGCGTGCTCGCCGACGACGGAGCCGACACCCGCGCCTGGCTGCGGGCCGCGCTCGACGCCAATTCCGAACGGGAACTGGGCGCGCTCACCGACCTGTGCGCCGCGGCGGTCCCCGTCGGCGATCTGGTCCTGCGCTGCGCCGA encodes:
- a CDS encoding beta-ketoacyl-[acyl-carrier-protein] synthase family protein — its product is MRVPVITGIGVRAPGSADRAGFWKMLVEGKPAIRTIDYFDPAPFRSRIAAHCDFDPVAEGLTPRECRRMDRATQLAVAAVREAVADSGLDLDAADPHRIGVSLGSATAAATSLEREYLVLSDSGRQWEVDENHLSPYMFDYLCPAAMPAEVAWAVHAQGPVALVSDGCTSGIDAVSAAADLIRSGRADIVVAGAAETPITPIVLASFDAIKATTPHNDPPEAASRPFDADRAGFVLAEGAAIMIIEELAAARARGATIYAAIGGYATRLNAYHMTGLRVDGREMAEAIRIALDRARLDPTAVDYINAHGSGTKQNDRHETAAYKRSLGDHAYRVPISSIKSMVGHSLGAIGSIELAASALAIHTGTIPPTANLDSPDPDCDLDYVPHTARERTVDVALSVGSGFGGFQSAMVLHSAQSVAA
- a CDS encoding ketosynthase chain-length factor; the encoded protein is MSVVLTGIGIVCPTGIGIDRYWDSVLAGRHGIRPLAGAAGNYSSSLAARIEGFDAAQWLSDRLLHQTDVSTRFALAAAELALADSAIDPDALTDYDKGVITSNATGGFEFTHREFRKLWTEGADVVSVYESFAWFYAVNTGQISIRHGMRGPGTVLVAEQAGGLDAIGRARDVVRQGTPFVLCGGVDSSMDPWGWVSHIASGRLTRSTDPDRAYLPFAAEADGYVPGEGGALLVLEDADSASARAAAHRYAEIAGHASTFDAADDQGGPAGLARAIRLALADAGLTPGDVDAVFADAAGVPELDRSESDALTGVFGSTGPPVTAPKSGTGRLYSGGGPLDVATAALCMRDGVLPATPGTTAVRADCAVDLVLGAPRPVDVGVALVLARGRLGFNSALVLTRASSADNSSADNRKDNDGNDL
- a CDS encoding acyl carrier protein → MATISESDVLAALIASAGEPEAQVRAEELLDTTFEELGYDSLALIESVSRLEKRFAVTIPDHLVMDCRTFRELVERANG
- a CDS encoding aromatase/cyclase — translated: MAEHTYSHAAWCAGSPGDAYGLVADVTLWPIVFGPTVAVDVLDRGTRGPVVTEEFRITALVDDRVRGWTSRRELNADERTIGFRQRHARPPIESMSGSWSFRPDRGGTRVELVHRCVLADDGADTRAWLRAALDANSERELGALTDLCAAAVPVGDLVLRCADTVPVDDIDHAYRAIDDAGSWPDRLPHVLESVLSEPEPGTQDLRMTVRTPDGTVHRTRSIRLCTAGKRIRYKQLQTPDGLAGHSGRWDFDRDTATVTGSHLALLDPRTVTDREQAARLRETFGARLRANSRATLSTLTGVAGHRS